Proteins encoded by one window of Glycine soja cultivar W05 chromosome 15, ASM419377v2, whole genome shotgun sequence:
- the LOC114386038 gene encoding F-box/LRR-repeat protein At3g48880-like has translation MDNSKSAAMKGVWRNELLSTDILITIFMSLNIADLAVASLVCKMWNTACRDPSLWGKIDLSKLNNSYFFNIPNNQPGAYKRTSGKITQFLKYVLSLSNGNTNCLVFNYNVYLTDEEFIIAAKRTPNMKQLVLPRKGDFSRKAVHMAMKSWGGLESINISSGVPIDYIFPAIREYCKSVSGIKFHCEFEEKHAEALIESTPNLKVFSIRSTVVSMKALRSVLTSLEHLEAVNICHSFIMDMSHDGFSIFAVQDLQKYLPPSSMEKVIYCEEGSCLKCQYERSIAPGSFLYRALEDIWQEDEITTLAH, from the exons ATGGATAATAGCAAGTCAGCTGCAATGAAAGGCGTCTGGAGGAACGAGCTTCTGTCAACTGAtattttaataacaatattCATGAGCCTCAACATTGCGGACCTTGCAGTTGCCTCACTGGTCTGCAAAATGTGGAACACAGCTTGTCGTGACCCATCTCTTTGGGGCAaaattgatttatccaaactCAATAACTCATACTTTTTCAATATACCAAATAATCAACCAGGAGCTTACAAGCGTACAAGTGGAAAAATTACTCAATTCTTAAAGTATGTTCTAAGTCTGAGTAATGGAAATACAAATTGCTTAGTATTTAACTACAATGTTTACTTGACAGATGAGGAGTTCATCATAGCTGCTAAAAg GACCCCAAATATGAAACAACTAGTACTACCAAGGAAAGGTGACTTTTCAAGAAAAGCAGTGCATATGGCAATGAAGTCATGGGGAGGCCTTGAGTCCATTAACATTAGCTCTGGTGTCCCCATTGATTACATATTTCCTGCAATTCGCGAATACTGTAAGAGCGTCAGTGGGATCAAATTCCATTGCGAATTTGAAGAAAAGCACGCAGAAGCCTTGATTGAATCTACCCCTAACTTGAAGGTGTTCAGCATTCGGTCCACGGTAGTGAGCATGAAGGCTTTGAGGAGTGTGCTCACTTCCTTGGAACATTTAGAGGCCGTGAACATCTGTCACAGCTTCATTATGGATATGTCACATGATGGATTCAGTATTTTTGCAGTTCAAGATCTACAAAAGTATCTGCCCCCATCAAGTATGGAAAAGGTTATCTACTGTGAAGAAGGATCATGCCTTAAGTGTCAGTATGAGCGTAGCATTGCACCTGGTTCTTTTCTCTACCGTGCACTAGAGGATATCTGGCAGGAGGATGAGATCACCACACTGGCACATTAA